ATTCTCTGAGGCAATTCTTTTATAGCATTTAATATAGCTTCAAATCTTTCACGATTCAAAGACGATGGGATTAATAATGACCCGAAACTAATGTATATTACTCCATTTTTGGATTCTTCAATAAACTTCTTAATGTCCtgtatattgaataaaaaatattaaatataagtttaaccaacatataaaataactagctgttccgcgCAGGCTTCACcaccgtggctccactcctgtgtgcctagtgcgagttttcatcgagtacgaaacgttactatcgcgtttgcgtcacagccgaattagtatgggaaatcgaacagcgcccctagcagacgtatggggaagctttgaactcgcactaggcacactgttgcccgtagcgtgatgaaatatagcctataaccttcctcgataaatgggctatctaataccgaaagaatttttcaaatcggaccagtaattcccgagattagtgcgttcaaacaaacaaacaaacaaacaaacatacatacaaacaaacaaactcacaaactcttcagctttataatattatagtatagatataaggAAAAGAAGTTTGCTTTACGTTATCCATGAATTTACTTACATCGGGTAGCTGTTTAGGTTTTGCAACATGATAACCTCCAACTTCTATCACATTTGATGGTAAAACTTGTGATCcacttacaataaaattttggtaGAGAAGTAAGAACTTAATTTGACGGGCTAACTCCGCTACTGGTGGTACATCATCAAAATATTCCGAAATCACTTTATCATCAACTTTCATgcataaatattgaataaaatttatatatggaAAATTTATGGATCTAACAACCCTTTCCAAGAACGTTGGCTTTGTTCCGCCTTTATATATATCGTACAAAATGTAAGAAGGATTGTAGGGAACTCCGTACCTGGTGTAATGCCAGGGTAGCAACATAGTTGAGGTAACACCGATTACTGGTGCTCCCAATTTATATGCTATACTCAAAGGACAGTCAGTATTAAATTGCTCTACAATAACGAGGTCAAACTTTTGACCAGAGTGCACCAAATTTTGTACCTCTTCATCTTCAAGCATTTGTTTACAAGAGTACGGCCCTGCAAATGGTTGCAATACTGTGAATGaaaggaaaattaaaaattttgattcaGTTATAGGTAACTTCACTTCGAAGTATTTATTGTCCTTTCCTAGATTAATGTCATGATAATTTTTAAGGGCTTCTTTTTGTGGAAAATAAGATATCACTGTCACATTGTGTCCTCTTTTGGCTAactcttttaaataaacatcaaaaacataaaagtgACTTTTTCCTATATGAGGAAACACTCCTAAGATATTGTAAGATTTCACTTGATTTAGTAGAATGCAAGTTGTTAGCACTATTGTAAGCAACGCAACTGCAACCGTGTTGATTCTCATTGTGATCTGAGACCATTCATCACCAGACGAGTAATAGTACTAAAATGGAAACATAATATCTTATCGGtttaattctattaaaattacCTAAATATACAGATTAAAGTGCGATTAATTACTGACGTAGGACGTGATTTCTTGTGCTCTTTTCCACTTAAATAGGTTATCTTGTGGCTCCCTTAagcatataattttattacctactcaatgttttttttttataaaaacaacttACTTACTCCCGATTGTTAAAGTTTAgtagtaaattaattaaaattgaaagagccaattttatattatttattaactacaaaaacataaatttaacattacattcaaattttttcacgattgtttcttctttttaattttcctcTTAGATTTTTTAGTTAAACACAAGCACgagaatatttttacaacaatAAACAGGTAAATAATTGTACACACTATCAAAAACGATAGAACGTCTAATCCATAATACTGATAAAGAGGCACATTAACTGATGGGTTTTTGAATGTAAAGTTACTGTAACGTGCTGCGAACTCGGTCCAGTAAATAGCGCTATCCATCGGGGATTGAGGACGATCATGCCATGCCTTTGATATGAGTTTAACTCGACTTCTGAATctggaaaaaaataacatcGTGGTTATCAGTAGATTAGATTTATCGTTTACATGTTGTCCTAATTCGAATATTTACGTAGCTCAATTTCATCGCTATTTTGATAAGGTTAGGAGTTTAGgacttaatataaatatatcctGCATTTGATTTGTATGGACGgctttcttttataattaaatcaattatatATATGCAACTAAATATTATGCTTATGGAAAGTGAATGGTTTTTTACCAAATAATGTTTGGTTGTTTATCTTACTCAAACAAATTTCTTTCATATGTAGGTAAcgcttaaaattaattttaatgatttaatcTTAGATTTAATATGCTGAATTAAGAAAATTACTATTAATAACTTCggaaaattttgttttcaatatcaGAGAGTCTCTTAtctgttataattattgtataaatacaataagctaatataaagttgataattataacaaaaatatccaTTTTATTGTGTTGCGTATTAATGTGAGTACTACACGTACAGGAGCACTAGGTATCCCGCAATCTGCAACTTCCTACCCCAGAGCAATAACATTTTGTCGTATTGAAACAGTAACTATGTCTTACCCAGGGTCAAGAactgttttaaatttgtcCAAAAGGTCATCCTTTGTTAATTCTCCGATTTGAATTTGCACTCCAAGTCCACTCTCCTCCATAAAGCCTGCGTTTGCAGGCTGATCTCCAAAGATAGGCATACCGACCATGGGTACTCCGTGGTACATAGCTTCAGTTGAACTTAGCAAGCCACAGTGTGAGAAAAAAGCTAGTACCTTCGGATGTgctgtagaaaatatttttacctttTAAAGTACAGTTTTATGTTAAGTGTCTAGTGTACTGATATTCTTGGTTTTACCTACAGGAAAAGTACaatgagaatatttttataaacagttGCAATTTTGGGCAATTAAGACCAATGAATGTATCCtggttttaaaatatgtcagacaacttattaattaacttGTGCTAACAAaactatgtatattatatcttaaatGCACTGTCAATTACAATGCCTACATACCTATCATTTTTGTCATACATACAACTGATACTAACCTAGAACATCATTTTGAGGTAACCACGgagaaataaatatgtttttaggATTTCCCGGTAATGTCGTTTCTTCCCATTTCCACAATATTCGTTGAGGGAGTTCAGATAAAGCAGCAACAATAGCTTCAATCCTATCTTTAGGTGTTGTATTCGCTTTGAGCATAGATCCAAAACTTATGTAAATGACACCATGTTCAGAGTCCTCTATAAACTTGcgtattttctaaaaatataaaaaaaaaacgagtcaaatatatacctacagtCCAACATTCcagcaaattatttatttggtagCCTAACTAAACAATTAGAAATTAAGCTTGTATAACAAGTTGTAtaacaaaaattgtatttttatgtgtattaaaatttataatcacgTAAGTAcctgataaattaaaaaataataatggcaaattatgtaaaaaaagtattagGAGAATGGCTAACTAATCGGTCCTTCTacagtattaaataattttttgatgaCGAGAAATAAAATCATGATTGACAAGCTAATTTATAtgatactagctgctccgcgcggtttcacccccgtggctccactcttgttggtcttagcgtgataatatatagcctatattactcgtggataatgtagctttcgaatggtgaaagaatttttaaaatcggtccagtagtttatgagcctattcattacaatcaaacaaacaaacaaacaaatttttcctctttataattgcatgttattttttaatgacgGCTAAACATGTTGTACCTACTATaagtaaaaatgtaacatctaaaaataccatgtttaacgtaaataaataatgaattaaagaATTATTCGTGACTAAGTATGACTGAGATGTTAGAATGTGTTTCGACAGTCATaaaagtagttttttttaaagtaatccTACTTCCAACATAACATGTTGCTtcgaataataaaacattcattttttaaaGGACGTTTGTTTCAATGTCGATGATTGAGCACCCATgtaccttttttttaattattttgattgtgCCGAATTGCTCATTTTTATTGAAGGTATTGATAGAAATGATGCATATTTATTTGGTCCGCTGTACAAGAGTTAGATTAGAACAAATTACATCAAGACCgtagataaaattattactataaaatactagctgtccgtcccggcttcgcccgtggtacatattaacgttttctctacataag
The sequence above is a segment of the Colias croceus chromosome 14, ilColCroc2.1 genome. Coding sequences within it:
- the LOC123697308 gene encoding UDP-glycosyltransferase UGT5-like — encoded protein: MLEDEEVQNLVHSGQKFDLVIVEQFNTDCPLSIAYKLGAPVIGVTSTMLLPWHYTRYGVPYNPSYILYDIYKGGTKPTFLERVVRSINFPYINFIQYLCMKVDDKVISEYFDDVPPVAELARQIKFLLLYQNFIVSGSQVLPSNVIEVGGYHVAKPKQLPDDIKKFIEESKNGVIYISFGSLLIPSSLNRERFEAILNAIKELPQRIVWKWNKKIPNKPDNLYVSKWMPQNDILAHPNVTAFFSHCGLLGTTEAVHHGVPILGMPIIGDQFSNAAAIEEQGLGLQIEISELTTELLLQKFKIILDPAFRANVKQVSTMWRDRPVSALNTAVHWTEFAARYHNFTFRPAAADVPLYQYLGLDIILCELLAFSVLSAFILRYCILILLTRLRKVYKQKKY